GTGAAAGTATTattccctcagttgtgtccctttgtgactccatggactgtcacccttaaggctcctctgtccacagaattctccaggcaggaatactggagtgggtttcagttcccttctccaggggatcttcccaacccagggatcaaacctgggactcttgcattgcaggcagattcttgaccgttggagccaccagggaagacattgTAGTAACAAAATTGAGAgcagaatgtatatgtgtgttaagAGGTAGTATGTGTTTTTGGCATGATAAACGAATTGAAATGACTGGCAGTGTTTACTTCAGTCTGTGGACTTTTGATGTCGTAGCTGGTTATGGATCTATCAGTAAGGTGGTTTACAGTTGAGCATAATAGTGGTTAAGGAATGTGCGTCCCGGAAGCAGAATGCCTGGCTTTGAGTTTTTATTCCATCCCTTAGAAACTGTGAGCCTAGCAGTGCAGCCTACTTGGGTTCAGGTTTTCACTCTGCTTCTAAGTTCTTTAAGTTAGTTATCTTTGGTCAAATATACTGATCTTTGTTTTCCTATGTAAGTGGAGACGaaagctagtttaaaaaaaaaaaagctagttaaTATGTTGCATTCAGTAAATAGTAATCACCATCTTAATTCTATAGCTGaactgtgagtttttttttttctccccaatcaCTTAACTAATGGCATATAGGAAGAAATACTTGACATAAACCGGAGACAGGTTTTCTCCGCTTTTGTATCAAGAGTGGAAAGGAGGTTTGGAGACGAATATATATGTTCTCTTTAATACGGTTCTCTTCTCCAAAACCAGAGATAGAATGTGATAATTTGTgtaatttcttaaataatttttgacttttttttttcaggttgagACTGAGCTAAAGTTAATCTGTTGTGACATTCTGGATGTACTGGACAAACACCTCATTCCAGCAGCTAACACTGGCGAGTCCAAGgttttctattataaaatgtAGGTTCTGTATTAGAAGGGAAGATAATCAGATTAAATGTTGGCTCTCTTAGAATCATTGGTTTTTCATATagatttttcaacattttatttaatgttgGAAGGATAGTTAAAAGAGGAGTGATTCTCAGACTTAAGTTTTGGAATACTCATTTGCAAATCACTGCTAAGAACAATATATTACTGCATTTGAGGTGGTCAGACGATTGCTGTTAAAAATGCACTAGATTTTGTGTAACCTGTTTATATATTCGTTTGTGTGGGGGATACCGGCTAGCTATAAGCAATGCATTACACAGTTCAGtcttaacattttatataattgttttttttatttcattaacaaACTGttgtgctgttctttggaaccaCTTTCTATGTTTAATTCCGGTCTATTGAGTGAtaaaatttgttgatttttgaaCGTTTTCAGTTAATTTCTCTAGGATTTTGCTTATGTTTGGAAATGTGAAATCTGAGTCATTCCTGAAAGTTTTTGAATTATTGAAGTATATACATCTGTTCATGTTTTTATCACAACTTGATTTTATGTAATagagaaaaatttttaacaacttattttaaaaagcattaatctaattctgtttttttgttgttttgttttgctttaggaAAGGGGACTACCACAGGTATCTGGCTGAATTTGCCACAGGGAATGACAGGAAGGAGGCTGCGGAGAACAGCCTAGTGGCTTATAAAGCTGCTAGTGATATTGCAATGACAGAACTTCCACCAACACATCCCATTCGCTTAGGTCTTGCCCTCAACTTTTCTGTATTCTACTATGAAATTCTTAATTCCCCGGACCGTGCCTGCAGGTAAgtctctaaagagaaaaaaacttgactgaaagtgaaaaaggttaccaaaaaaaaatagctccttgtttttctgtcttgtttcctgGGGCTGCCTTCCTTGGCTTGGCCCTGTAATGAAGAATTCTGGCTCTTAACACAACTGTTTTGGATGATACAAAGACAGACCTATTTCAGTTCGCTAGGATAGTAGTTAGGATAATTATGCGATGAGGAAAAATTTGATTGGTAGATTGAAAAGAATTTTGTTACAGAGTAGGAGTAAGGAATGAGGGATTTTCATAATagaattatcttcatttttgtaTATTAGCTTTCAGTCTTTGTCTTGTGTTCAATATAGTTATGCTCTTAGTATGCATACTGTGTTGTATTTTCTGTTGTAAAGTTTGCCATCTTATTGATGTATTTAAAAGTGTTACCCCATTTATACTTCAGGTTATTCCCAATTTTGATACATAAATTTAAGGAATATATGTACAtggttttttatttcttaagtatACACGGCATGAAGTTTATCATTCTGTGTTTAAATGTGCAGTTCAATGATATTaagtgggtgtgcatgtgtgctcagtcgagtccgactctgcgaccccacggacagtagctcctctgtccatggaattttccaggcaagaatactggaatgggttgtcatatcctattccagggcatcttcgcaacccaggtctcctcctgcactgcaggcagatttttccttaccactaagccaccagggaagcctgccaggctcctttgtccgtgggattctccaggcaagagtcctggattGGGTAGACATTAAGTACACCCACAATATTGTCTGTTGCAtctatttctaaaacttttttatCAACTTAAACAAACTTAACACTAAACAATAACACTATATACACCTCTGTCCGATTTTCTGAtaatctctatgaatttgcctattttagATAAATCATACAATAGAAGTAAGTGTACAAAGTAACCTCGGTGTTCTTGGGTATGTAGGAATCAGATATTCCCTGAAAGAGATTTTCCAgctgtcaggtgggttcttttgaatgaaaaaatcaatattaattcATCTAAAAGTTTTCTAAATGGCTAGTTGAGTGAGTCCAAGCAGGTAATGTATCTTAACTGAAGAAGCTATGGCTGTTCAGGGATAGTATTGGTTGACTCTTTGATTGCCATTCTCTAGTCTAGCCGTAGCACACACAGCTTCAACCTAAGTCCTTTCCGTGCTTCTGCTTTAATGTGAAGTATgccatttgttctttttctacccATTAAGATTGTTCAAATATGACTTCTTAATTTGCTTACCCTCTTGGGTCCCTGAAGTACTTTCTCTAGGTTGGCACTTTATGTTATAGTAGCTATTTATGTCACTCCCTCTATTTTTAGGTGTTTTAAAAAAGTTCATTGTGGACTCATATTatgtctctttcctctttttcctacCTGCATCACTTGGTGTACATAGTACACAGTACTCAAAAAGTAAAGGTGAATTTTGTTTCTTAACTGTAGTAAATGGCTTATATGATCacatttttgtgggttttttctttcttgctctgttaacattaaattttattgaattaaattgtGAGATACTGTcccagaattttttctttttgcattaaaactttattaaataaagttaaaCTGACTAGAATTTGGAAATACCATTCACATGCATATATTTTGATGGTGGCTTGGATGGGATTAGGTCTGCTTGCCAAAAGCATAGTAATCAGTGGAACTTCAACAAAAATTTCACTAGTTCCACAGTTGCTggattacaaaatttaaaaaggcgTTTCATTAGTTACACCTGTTTTCAGTGCCAAGCATTCATTGTCTTAATAGGGTCTGGTAGTGATAACTCAAGAAAAGACTTGAGATTTAACTTATGTCATTTCTAAAATCTGGTTTTGGACTTGTTTAGTTTATTTTGGACTTGTTTAGTTTTATAATACATTATGTGAATTCTTGTAGGTTGGCAAAAGCAGCTTTTGATGATGCAATTGCAGAACTGGACACGCTGAGTGAAGAAAGCTATAAGGACTCTACACTTATCATGCAGTTGTTACGTGATAATCTGACACTATGGACTTCAGACATGCAGGGTGATGGTAAGGAGACTGAAGTtaaaatgtgtctctttcagttgtTGGATCTATTTACTCTTAGAAAATGGGGATTTCTTCATATTATTATGCTATAACTTAGACTCAGCCTACCCTCCAAACTATCAAATTTTAATTACTACCTTTACAGGAAATGGTATCAAATATCAAAGTACAGCCTTACATTTTGGTCTGTAAGATAATAATGTAAAAGGCCTGTTTGGAAAAGGAGATCTTTTGTTAataatcaaagatttaaagattTACCTGTCATAACATTGGCTAAACTTAGTTTTCTGTTCTATCAGTTTTGAAAGATGGAGAGGAAGCAGTTCATATTACCATTCCTCAGATTCAATTTTAGGGGTCTAaggttaattatattttattgttgttgtcacTGTTTTGGCTGAGTGGCAATCCTCAGGTTAAAACTTAGATGGTTATAAGTAGGTATTTATGGTATCTTTTCTGTGTGGAAATCTTTTATCTAAAAAAAGACTAATTTCCCTCTGTATTCTATACAGCAGATGAAACACCCTGCTCATATAGATCCTTATTTAAGAGATCTGATATagtctctttgttttctcatgtTGCAGTTGTAaatagttacctattttataaaatttaatcttGTGGTTGGGAGTAGGGTGGGTGCTTAGTTTTCCAGATGTAAAGGACCAAATGTGTCACATTTCttgattttaaagaatattttatgctACTCATTTCT
This portion of the Bubalus bubalis isolate 160015118507 breed Murrah chromosome 3, NDDB_SH_1, whole genome shotgun sequence genome encodes:
- the YWHAE gene encoding 14-3-3 protein epsilon isoform X1, which produces MDDREDLVYQAKLAEQAERYDEMVESMKKVAGMDVELTVEERNLLSVAYKNVIGARRASWRIISSIEQKEENKGGEDKLKMIREYRQMVETELKLICCDILDVLDKHLIPAANTGESKVFYYKMKGDYHRYLAEFATGNDRKEAAENSLVAYKAASDIAMTELPPTHPIRLGLALNFSVFYYEILNSPDRACRLAKAAFDDAIAELDTLSEESYKDSTLIMQLLRDNLTLWTSDMQGDGEEQNKEALQDVEDENQ
- the YWHAE gene encoding 14-3-3 protein epsilon isoform X2; the protein is MDDREDLVYQAKLAEQAERYDEMVESMKKVAGMDVELTVEERNLLSVAYKNVIGARRASWRIISSIEQKEENKGGEDKLKMIREYRQMVETELKLICCDILDVLDKHLIPAANTGESKVFYYKMKGDYHRYLAEFATGNDRKEAAENSLVAYKAASDIAMTELPPTHPIRLGLALNFSVFYYEILNSPDRACRLAKAAFDDAIAELDTLSEESYKDSTLIMQLLRDNLTLWTSDMQGDDS